In Bactrocera oleae isolate idBacOlea1 chromosome 3, idBacOlea1, whole genome shotgun sequence, a genomic segment contains:
- the LOC106627183 gene encoding transmembrane protein 115: protein MSAYHRNVQYLQQQFSALLHNTSPVITLICVITGFGYLLSYSETAVRLLSVTPGKILPNAEFWIWTAFTFCFIELHWWEVIVDVVTVGLCGKMLEPLWGQLEMFKFFALTNFGVSILTTIYYLLYFVVTDNESILFDVHIHGLAGYVAGICVAVRQIMPDHLIFKTRWGKLTNRNVPLTVLVASILTWAIKLLDGTYPTMFGSGLIVAWIYLRFYQWHPNGRGDSSESFTFASFFPNVMQPVISILVNPIYICCLKLGVVKTPAPPRSSSLAGSLSSVSIQIPGADAHDIERRRQIALKALSERLKSTDAARHNQLPKSFPTVSSGGAPMSGHHHHHHQKHQHHHSQQHGHHSHGHGHSHSHPHGHGHTQHTAPEHVSPEALLNPSFMGKSQHVSGNISSPITSMRAEPRMISTMSTIAIPMPAPPPRNDVNIDTNTAMSDALIDLSGTAEQ from the exons ATGTCGGCGTACCATCGAAATGTACAATACCTGCAACAACAGTTTTCAGCTTTGCTACACAACACATCGCCTGTTATTACGCTTATCTGTGTGATCACTGGCTTTGGATATCTACTCTCGTACTCTGAGACCGCTGTGCGGTTGTTGAGTGTCACTCCAGGCAAAATACTTCCAAATGCTGAATTCTGGATATGGACAgcatttacattttgttttattgaattACATTGGTGGGAAGTGATTGTCGATGTCGTCACCGTGGGGCTATGTGGCAAAATGTTGGAACCATTATGGGGACAATTAGaaatgtttaagttttttgCGCTAACCAATTTTGGCGTATCTATACTTACAACAATATATTATCTGTTGTATTTTGTTGTAACCGATAATGAAAGTATACTTTTCGACGTGCACATTCATGGACTGGCCGGCTACGTAGCAGGTATCTGTGTGGCAGTACGACAAATAATGCCcgatcatttaatttttaaaacgcgTTGGGGCAAATTAACTAATAG AAACGTGCCCTTAACTGTGTTAGTAGCGTCAATTCTTACGTGGGCAATTAAACTATTGGATGGCACATATCCAACAATGTTCGGTTCCGGTCTTATTGTGGCATGGATTTATTTACGATTCTATCAATGGCATCCAAATGGTCGTGGTGATAGTTCAGAAAGTTTTACATTTGCCAGTTTCTTTCCAAATGTGATGCAGCCTGTAATTAGTATTTTGGTAAatcccatatatatatgttgtttGAAATTGGGCGTTGTCAAAACACCAGCGCCACCGCGTTCATCTTCCCTAGCTGGTAGTTTATCTTCAGTGTCTATACAAATACCCGGTGCGGATGCACATGATATAGAACGGCGAAG ACAAATTGCCCTCAAGGCATTGAGTGAACGCTTAAAATCTACAGATGCAGCGCGGCATAATCAATTGCCCAAATCGTTTCCAACAGTAAGCAGTGGTGGAGCGCCTATGTCTgggcatcatcatcatcatcatcagaaACACCAACACCATCACAGTCAACAGCATGGCCATCATAGTCATGGTCATGGGCATAGTCATAGTCACCCACACGGTCATGGCCATACACAACACACTGCACCAGAGCATGTTAGTCCAGAGGCATTACTAAATCCCTCTTTTATGGGCAAATCACAGCATGTTAGCGGTAACATTTCATCACCTATAACGAGTATGCGTGCAGAACCACGTATGATCAGTACAATGAGTACGATAGCGATACCAATGCCGGCGCCACCGCCTAGAAATGATGTAAATATTGATACGAATACGGCAATGAGTGACGCCCTAATCGACCTGAGCGGTACCGCTGAGcagtag
- the frj gene encoding lysophospholipid acyltransferase 7: MSIDDVIYVLCLLGCIGAGHYVKRIGDETQRKFISTGLGFLVVFIVSGYHALHCIISTTIGSLVIIHMHPSRCHLITFCLMFGYLVFFRLVHVFGLPNYPGHTNMIQMILTLKVSGVAFEKTAAWKKLRQRDKEIAERKGGEVITATEPLVEVTDYDVELQDIGFAEIFHYCFNYIGVLTGPYYRYRTYLDYFEMPFKDYAPHITATIEKLKYAGLYCSLYLVANYLWPLEYALSEEFYQERSFIYRLMYVWPTFFTFRMRIYTGLTLSECVCTMAGFGAYPDEADATSGEGPRKQYAHLRRDADKRTYNFTTIVNTRVRSVETCWTFREGMKHWNICIQYWLAVNVYKLFPSKQYRTIVTLLCSAFWHGFRPGHYFCIMGAPFYVSLEDMWNKLVRKDATGLQRQIIDVLFWIAKFFAFSYLGISFLLASFSNIWKYYSSVYHIGYVEWCVFIVLGKYLLNLKKSAEKRQQKQMDVAESEKEQMKKVA, translated from the exons ATGAGTATCGATGACGTGATTTACGTTCTTTGCCTACTCGGTTGCATTGGTGCGGGGCATTACGTCAAGAGGATAGGCGATGAAACACAACGAAAATTTATTAGCACCGGTCTCGGTTTTCTGGTGGTGTTTATTGTATCGGGTTACCATGCACTACATTGTATTATATCGACAACTATTGGATCGTTAGTTATTATCCATATGCACCCAAG CCGTTGCCATTTGATTACGTTTTGCTTAATGTTCGGCTATTTGGTATTCTTCCGCTTAGTGCACGTATTTGGTTTGCCAAATTATCCTGGACACACCAATATGATACAGATGATATTAACATTaaag GTTTCGGGAGTTGCTTTTGAGAAAACGGCTGCTTGGAAAAAGTTACGACAACGTGATAAGGAAATTGCCGAAAGGAAGGGCGGTGAAGTTATAACTGCCACTGAGCCACTTGTGGAAGTAACAGATTATGATGTGGAGTTGCAGGATATAGGATTTGCTGAGATCTTCCACTATTGTTTCAATTACATAGGTGTATTGACAG GTCCATATTACCGCTATCGCACATACCTTGATTACTTCGAGATGCCATTTAAAGATTATGCGCCGCATATAACCGCAACAATAGAAAAACTCAAATATGCCGGTCTGTATTGTTCACTGTATCTTGTAGCCAACTACCTATGGCCGCTTGAG TATGCTTTAAGTGAAGAATTTTATCAAGAGCGTTCATTTATATATCGGCTTATGTATGTGTGGCCGACATTTTTCACGTTCCGTATGCGTATTTACACTGGCTTAACATTGAGCGAATGTGTCTGCACTATGGCTGGTTTTGGCGCTTACCCCGATGAGGCGGATGCCACCAGTGGCGAGGGACCACGAAAGCAGTACGCACATTTGCGACGTGATGCCGATAAACGTACTTACAATTTCACTACTATTGTAAATACGCGTGTACGCAGCGTAGAGACTTGTTGGACCTTCCGTGAGGGCATGAAACACTGGAATATTTGCATACAGTATTGGTTGGCGGTGAATGTTTACAAGTTATTCCCAAGCAAGCAGTACAG aacTATCGTAACATTGCTTTGCTCTGCCTTCTGGCATGGCTTCCGTCCTGGACACTATTTCTGCATCATGGGTGCGCCATTTTACGTTTCTTTGGAAGATATGTGGAATAAATTGGTGCGCAAGGATGCTACCGGTCTACAACGTCAAATTATCGATGTTCTCTTTTGGATAGCGAAGTTCTTCGCTTTCAGCTATCTTGGCATCTCATTTCTACTAGCTTCATTCTCTAATATCTGGAAGTATTATAGCTCAGTGTATCATATTGGTTATGTGGAATGGTGTGTCTTTATAGTATTgggtaaatatttgttaaatttgaaaaagtcaGCTGAAAAGCGACAGCAAAAACAAATGGATGTTGCAGAAAGCGAAAAGGAGCAAATGAAAAAAGTGGCTTAA
- the Sec61alpha gene encoding protein transport protein Sec61 subunit alpha, which translates to MGIKFLEVIKPFCSILPEIAKPERKIQFREKVLWTAITLFIFLVCCQIPLFGIMSSDSADPFYWIRVILASNRGTLMELGISPIVTSGLIMQLLAGAKIIEVGDTPKDRALFNGAQKLFGMVITIGQAIVYVMTGMYGDPSEIGAGVCLLIIIQLFAAGLIVLLLDELLQKGYGLGSGISLFIATNICETIVWKAFSPTTVTTGRGTEFEGAVIALFHLMATRNDKVRALREAFYRQNLPNLMNLLATILVFAVVIYFQGFRVDLPVKSARYRGQYSSYPIKLFYTSNIPIILQSALVSNLYVISQMLAVKFQGNVFINLLGVWADVGGGGPARSYPIGGLCYYLSPPESVGHILTDPIHAILYIVFMLGSCAFFSKTWIDVSGSSAKDVAKQLKEQHMVMRGHRENSMIHELNRYIPTAAAFGGLCIGALSVMADFLGAIGSGTGILLAVTIIYQYFEIFVKEQSEMGGMGTLLF; encoded by the exons ATGGGAA TAAAATTCCTCGAAGTTATTAAACCATTCTGCAGCATACTCCCGGAAATCGCCAAGCCGGAGCGAAAg ATTCAATTCAGGGAGAAGGTGCTATGGACTGCTATAACACTATTCATCTTCTTGGTTTGTTGCCAAATCCCGCTTTTCGGCATTATGAGCTCAGACTCAGCTGATCCATTCTACTGGATTCGTGTGATCTTGGCTTCTAACCGTGGTACGCTTATGGAGCTTGGTATATCGCCAATTGTGACGTCCGGTTTGATTATGCAGCTGCTGGCGGGTGCCAAAATCATTGAGGTCGGTGATACGCCCAAGGATCGTGCGTTGTTTAACGGTGCACAAAAATTATTCGGCATGGTTATCACAATTGGCCAGGCTATTGTGTACGTCATGACTGGCATGTACGGAGATCCTTCAGAAATTGGCGCTGGTGTTTGTTTGTTGATCATCATTCAGCTCTTTGCTGCCGGTTTGATTGTGCTATTGCTTGATGAATTGCTCCAAAAAGGTTACGGTCTGGGATCGGGTATTTCACTTTTCATTGCTACCAATATTTGTGAGACAATTGTGTGGAAGGCATTCTCACCAACAACAGTTACAACAGGACGTGGAACTGAATTCGAAGGCGCCGTAATTGCTTTATTCCACTTGATGGCCACACGAAATGATAAAGTTCGTGCTTTGCGCGAAGCTTTCTATCGTCAGAATTTGCCAAATTTGATGAATTTATTGGCTACCATCTTGGTATTTGCCGTTGTCATATACTTCCAAGGCTTCCGTGTGGATTTGCCCGTGAAATCGGCACGTTACCGTGGTCAATACAGCAGTTATCCCATTAAGCTTTTCTACACCTCCAACATTCCAATCATTCTGCAATCGGCTTTAGTTTCTAACTTGTATGTCATCTCTCAAATGTTGGCCGTCAAGTTCCAGGGTAATGTCTTTATCAATCTTCTCGGCGTATGGGCTGATGTTGGTGGTGGCGGCCCAGCTCGCTCGTACCCAATTGGCGGTCTCTGCTACTATCTATCGCCACCAGAGAGTGTAGGACACATCTTAACCGATCCGATACACGCTATTTTGTACATTGTCTTCATGTTGGGATCATGTGCCTTCTTCTCGAAAACATGGATTGATGTGTCTGGTAGCTCAGCCAAGGAT GTTGCCAAACAATTGAAGGAGCAACACATGGTTATGCGTGGTCATCGTGAAAACTCCATGATCCACGAACTGAACCGTTACATCCCAACAGCGGCTGCGTTTGGTGGTCTCTGTATTGGTGCGCTGTCTGTCATGGCTGACTTTTTGGGCGCCATAGGCTCAGGCACCGGTATTCTGCTGGCTGTAACCATCATCTATCAATACTTCGAGATCTTCGTTAAGGAGCAATCTGAAATGGGTGGCATGGGCACTTTACTGTTTTAA
- the Hakai gene encoding E3 ubiquitin-protein ligase Hakai, whose translation MGGARARGRGRGRGRGRGKKKETLDGIGATIAANSAQDDTESSNQLPDAVEDVTMQESGKENEIESTVQPAQMETEDGTATATTVAAGPPTIPVVALEEPLQPATVLPQTIDMEADISQLEAPTFTTISRGPPEPMLRLKWDHKVNLIGEKVLNPMIHCCDQCDKPILLYGRMIPCKHVFCLKCARSEPIKICPRCNDKVLRVEQSGLGTVFMCTHGGSRYGNTGCRRTYLSQRDLQAHINHRHITQPAVIAQQPQQNIPANTISGVVNELKTSSSAADVNMETVFKSVSGNVQRKLSESSNSTTTIQAPSALLTQRRATTIGNIPPPGSVSSTSTQGSTHSHSSLTQANLARINTANEQNCHQGKVALHQTLKKTPITQSHHQPPESVADASYYSSVLNSFGSNDVVEQSGGGSGNITSTSQTNCAATQNTWQSNQYYR comes from the exons ATGGGCGGTGCACGAGCTCGTGGACGTGGACGCGGTCGAGGACGTGGTAGAGGCAAGAAGAAGGAG ACACTTGACGGCATTGGAGCAACTATAGCTGCCAACAGTGCACAAGACGATACCGAAAGTTCTAATCAACTACCCGATGCTGTTGAAGATGTAACAATGCAAGAGAGTGGCAaggaaaatgaaattgaatcaACAGTTCAGCCTGCACAAATGGAAACGGAAGATGGGACGGCAACTGCCACAACGGTTGCGGCAGGACCGCCAACCATACCAGTCGTGGCGCTTGAAGAGCCTCTACAGCCGGCAACTGTTTTGCCACAAACAA TTGATATGGAAGCTGATATCTCACAACTGGAAGCGCCAACATTTACCACTATTTCACGCGGACCACCCGAGCCCATGTTACGCCTTAAATGGGATCATAAAGTGAACTTGATCGGCGAAAAAGTGTTGAATCCCATGATACACTGTTGTGATCAATGTGACAAACCGATTTTATTATACGGTCGCATGATACCGTGTAAGCACGTATTCTGCTTGAAATGTGCACGTTCGGAACCGATAAAAATTTGTCCGCGTTGCAATGATAAGGTGTTGCGCGTTGAACAATCTGGCTTGGGCACAGTTTTTATGTGTACACATGGTGGTAGTCGTTATGGCAATACCGGTTGTAGACGTACATATTTGTCACAACGTGATCTACAAGCGCATATTAATCATAGACATATTACACAACCAGCGGTAATagcacaacaaccacaacaaaatatacCTGCTAATACTATAAGTGGAGTCGTCAATGAATTAAAGACATCATCATCAGCTGCTGATGTGAATATGGAGACGGTATTCAAGAGTGTCAGCGGCAATGTACAACGAAAA CTTTCGGAATCGTCTAACAGTACTACTACAATACAAGCGCCATCTGCTTTATTAACACAACGACGTGCCACTACCATAGGCAATATACCACCGCCTGGCTCCGTTAGCTCAACATCCACACAAGGTTCTACACATTCGCATTCCTCCTTAACACAGGCCAATCTAGCGCGCATTAATACGGCAAACGAACAAAATTGTCATCAAGGCAAGGTGGCGCTACATCAGACATTAAAGAAGACGCCAATAACCCAGTCGCATCATCAACCACCCGAAAGTGTAGCCGATGCTTCGTATTATAGTAGCGTGCTAAATTCCTTTGGCAGCAATGATGTGGTCGAACAAAGTGGCGGTGGTAGTGGTAATATAACGTCAACATCACAAACCAACTGTGCAGCAACACAAAACACTTGGCAATCGAATCAGTACTATAGATGA